The DNA sequence GACTGTCTGGAATTCTATTTCAGACTGAGGCTCTGGGCTTGGGATCTAGCCACAGAGTTTCTTATAAGGagctggaaggggagggggcaggggttaCATGTTCATGTCCTTTAATTTTGATCCTGCTCTCTCCAGCTGCTTCTTTCAGAAGATACATCTAAAGATACAAAGTCTGCATTTGATATAATGCCTTAATCACTGAGTCTACAATTAATGTTGACCGTTTTAGATTGTAAGCTCCTGGAGAGCGGTATTGCTGTAGTAGGAATGTTTTAACAGTGTCAcatgtaaaagaacaaaataaatattttgattttgtgaTTCTATGCATGTCTTTCTGCCCAGAGTGACAGTAGAGTAAGTGGTCTTTTTGTCGGCCATTACCGTCAGTTTTTAAGATGTCAGACTTTTAAGTGTTTTGATCCCTTTACATTTTCATCCTACTCTCCTTGAAATGACAAGCTAGTACATGCCAGAAGACCTACATGACATTTCTCACGGGAGACAGGGTCTTCATGATGCTGCAAATAACTCAGCATACCACGGATTCCTGAATTTAAAAGCTAACCCACCATATCCTAATCTCTTCTTCGGTGTTTATGCTATTGGTCAAGAGGCCCTGAGTTGGGCCTCTAGGATCCTCACGACCAAGGCTTGAAGTGAGCACTGGCCCTGCCTATCCCTTCAGAAATGCCAGAACGCTGCTGTTATCTGCCATTCCTACTCACTGGCCCCCAGAAAGCATCTTACCATCCAGGACCATCCCTAGTCACCTCCATAGTGTAGTATGAGGAACATGGACTTTGGAGTCCAGcatacctgggtttgaatcttggctcccCCACTTACCAGAAGTGTGACCttggggcacgtggctggctcaggtggttaagctccaacttcggcctaggtcatgatctcacagttcgtgggttcgaaccctgtgttgggctctgtgctgacagctcagagcttgaagcctgcctcggattctgtgtctccctctttctgcccctcccctgctcatactctctcaaaaataaaattaaaaaaaaaacagaagtgtgaccttaggcaagtgatTTTGATAATCCCTAAACCTTAGtgttctcatttataaaaaggCAATAATAGTACCATTTTCAACTTGGGTGCAATATGTATAAGCCACCTAGCACTTAATAGGCAACTGGACGATAGTAAGtatatttttgatgatttttacTCCAGCTTTCAGGAACTGAAAGGTAAGCTCTTCGGGATGAGGTTAGTATCTCTTCACGAGCACCTGACCATTTTCTAGAAATGAACACTAGGACCTGAGGAGTAACAATTTATGCATGGGGTTTTAGTTGTGTCTAAAAGGATTTATGCTGCAATAAGCCCTTATGTACTCATCTGGTAAATGTCTCCTGTATACATAAAATGGCATGGAGATTTCCTGCGAACTGGAATGGcatcctctcactctgcccctgaTAGAGAGCCTCACATTCTAGACCCAGCCGGGGGAGACTAGGAGAGCAGTGTAGCCATAAAGTTTAGACATGGGTTCAGAAATCAAtatgcttgggttcaaatctcagctctaccCCTTAATAGCTGAGCATTAGTTTCCCCTTTTGTAAAATTAGGATCTAGTACTCTCACAGGagttaaagattaaatgagataatctgtaTAACGCACTCCATACAGTCTTTACATATACAGCCCCCTGAGTATTGGCTGAttaggagggaagaagaaattaaGGAGGCTCAATGTTTTCATGCTTCTGTGCCTATTTATGCTGGGAAGTGACAGCTTAAGACAGAAGCTagtttctctcccctcccccaccccaccttttttttctcttctatcctGGCCTTTGCAGGCTTCGAGGTAATGTACTCAATTTCCCTATCTGGAGCCTGACTCTTGCTCTGTCTTTAAGACCATAACAGAATTGAAGGTCTTTTATCAAACTGGAAGTATAAAGGTTTTGAAAGAACAGTTGGAGAAAGAGAACTATATATCCTTTTCTATCACTGCCTCtcccatgtgtatttttttaacgtttatttttgagagagagggtgcatgcacaagtgggggaggggcagagagagagggacagaggatctgaagcgggctctgtgctgacagtagtgagctcaatgcggggcttgaaatgaactgtgaaatcatgacctgagccaaagttggacactcaaccgactgagccactaggtgctctgcctctcccataATCTTTTTACCCAGCCTTAAACTACCCCTAGAACTGGGTAAAATCTTGCCAAAGGGTCTCTTCAGAACTGatgattccaggggcgcctggatggctcagttaagcatctgactcttgatttcagatcatgatctcacagctcatgagtttgtgccccacattgggttctgcactgacaatgaggagcctgcttgggattctctccctctcagccactcccctgctcaagtgtgtgcacgcatgcacagtctctcaaaataaataaataaaattaaaaactgatgaCTCTCGAGTCTCCTTCTACCACAGTTGGCAATTCACTGTAGTTGAATTAAACAGTGAAAACAATAGGACGTgatttttcttaaggttttttttttttttttttttttttagtaatctctacacccaatgtggggcttgaactcacaaccccgagatggagtcacatgctcctgagccagccaggcgcccctcctcccctccgaTTCTAAATTACCCTCTCAGATTAGCTCCTGGTGGCAAAAATTCTTAGGCAAGTTGGAAAAGGATGGCAAATTGGAATGATGGGAATATTGTTAGCATTCCTATTATCATGTTTCCCTCCACtgcctgtcccccccccaaattatGCCCAAACTAGCTACAAAGCCATTCTGTAAACAGATTCTGGAAACCCACAGCTTGATCACATTTATACAAAATCACTAGACTCTAATCTCCACAAGGGCAGATCTTggattttgttcactgatgttaCTAAATGCCTAAAATGGTCCCGGCACATAAcagaaactcaataaatacttgaagaGACAAGTTGAATGAGTCCGTGACAGGGATCAACTGCAAGTGTCCTGTGTTTAGACACTCAGTAAAGGTGGGGAGAATGATGTCACCTCTTGGAGCAATTACCTTTCAAAGTCTTGAGGTTAACAGTACTATTCTTATACTTCATTAAGGGTGTTGcacacttttccaaaaatagatttatttttaaaaacaaaagtcagacAAGTTTTATAGAGTCAAATTTTCCAGAGATAAACTAGAGTTTCGATTTCCACTTAGAGTGAAAGGTAAGCATTAGTTATCTCATGCAGAAGTATTTCTCTGCAGGAGTAAAACATTCTGCTTGACTTCAAGCGCTCAATTCTCTAAACCTTATTTGTACTTCTGCCATCATTTTACTCCATTCCAGGGCTCTGGCATGCAAGATAATCTGCCTCTAAAATTCAAAACTTCCAAATTGAGATGAACGATTGTTAGGCTTGGGTTGGGGTTTATAACCAATTCGATCATTAATCATTTGTTCCCGGTTCTTGGGGTCACTGCTGAGCCCAATGGCACCTTCTCCATCACTGATTCCTACGACATCcacttcttccttttgtttcttacgGTTCTGAAAGTATAAAAGTTTTAGGATTTAGGCAACATTCTTTCCattaccaaacatttattgagcacctaccatgcaCTAGGCATACGGTAAAGTCTAGGGTTAGGGTCTATGGAATAATAAGCTGAAATCCTAGGTTTAAATGGATAATAAGGGTAAGGGGGATACAGGGATATAGTGATAAAAGATATAACCCCTACCCTCCAGGACGTCACAGTCTAACCGGGAAACAGGTAAACAGACAGTGACAACACAGGGTGATCGTGGCTATGACAGAGGAAAGTCCACACTAccaaagagacacaaagaagggAGAATTGGGTGTGCAGTGGTACAGCTTCAGAGCAGGAAGCTGCAAttagaaagataaataataatgagaagatggatgttagctgaacgtACTGCggtcatcatttcacaatatcTGTCAATCACACCATCATGCtctacatcttaaacttacacagtgatgtatgtcaattactcctcaatcaaacaagaaaaaataaataaataaataagagttggtagaccagagggagagaagggtgttTCAGTAAATGTATTATTCAAGAGAACAGATGCAAAAATTAAGTGGTAAAGCAATAACCACCAGAAATTAACAGTTTCCCTAACACCATGAGATTAAATGTAACACAGGAATACAAGGTTTTGTGCTATCTTATCAAAAGGCCTGTGTTTCAAGGTTTCATTTCGTTTTCAGGTAAAAGGGTTGGCTCTTACATCACAAGAGACTGCAGAATTCAAGTCAATGTCTTAGtttggccactttttttttttattatttaagtaatccctacacccaacgtggggcttgaactcacaacctcgagatcaaaagttgcatgctccaccgactgagccagccaggtgcccctcagtttgATCATTTTCAAAGACAGACTAACCCTGATCCCATAACTACTACTACCTAACTATAAAGATGGTATTAGATAATAACATTCCCTGAGAGAATGAACAAATGTTTTATCCGGTGTGCATTAGGAGAACGACTACTCTAGCCACTGGAATCCCCACTATTATTTACCACTTACTAATGAACTCCGCATGTAAGTGCCAAGATCATAGAAGTACACTGAATAAGATGttactttatacatatatatgtatgtgtgtatacaaaaTGACCTTTCCGAGTTACTCTCTAGTTAGTCTACGTTACCAATAAGTAACATTACAAAGTTCACCCCAAATACCTTAGTGAAAACAGGTTAAAAGGCAAAGGATACTATCATTTTATAAGCCATGAGAAACTGAGAATGTCCAAATGgaatgaaatcatttaaaaggCTTCCCACCAGGAATAACTGCTGACTGTTTCAGAATCCAGAGTCATCAAAATGTAATTAAACTAATTTCAGTAACAAATGAAATGCCAGTTTCTATTGGTTTCATTTAAGTTTAGTTTAAGGCAAAACTATTCCTAAGTTGCTCTAAAACAGGTCAAACTCACTGGATAATTGCCTTTAGTAGAAAGACTGACTCAATAGTGAGCTGATTCTGCAGAGTCAAAGTTCAGTATGCCAACACTTTATGAGACTCATTCCAGCTGAAGTTTAAACCATACTGAAAGGGCATTTCAGGGAAAGAGAACCGAGAGTGCAGAGGCACTGAGATTAAAGATAACTTGTCAGTGGAAGATAAAGTGGAGAGATGAGCAAGGACTACGCCACAGAGGGCCTTGTACACCATCCTAAGGAGTCAAGGAGTTATTCTGAGGGTTACTAAAGAATTTAAGTCTTATCAATGGACATCTAATACTGGGGGATAAGCTACACTTAGAAATACatactgaggggcacctgagtggctcagtcggttaagtgtctgactcttgatctcaacttagatcttgatctcaggggcatgagtttaagccccacgtggagcctacttaaaaacaaaacaaaacaaaacatacggAGTTCCTACCATCATACCAGACGCTGGGATCTCAACAGTGAAGCAGACAGACATGATTTCTACAGTCAAGGCTCCTAATATAAATGCTTTTACAATAAGCAAATCATCGTAAATTATAACAAATGCTGTAAAGTAAAAGAATAGAGTGCTTTGAGAGACCCTAATGAGATGGTGACAGCATGATGGGAATGACACCCTTAACTTGGGATAGGTCAGAAGCAGCATCTCAgactgagaaagtgacatttaaacagacatgaagaaagggggagaggaaaaTAACATGGGCAAAGGCCACGAGTGATAAAATAGCTTGGCATAttcaaggaaatggaagaaagccAGTGTGCCTGGGGTACAGAGACCAAAGCAAAGAATGCCAGGAGGTAAAACCCAAGGGGCCAGAACATACCAAATCTTGTAGGCCATGGTAAAGAATTGAGATTTTATTCTATGTGCAGGAAACCATGAGTAGTTTTAAGCAGGGGAATGACATgatctgaaaatttttaaagatcattctAGAAACCTGATGGAGAATGGATTAACGAAACTAAAATGCAAGTAGGAAGACATTTTAAGACGCAACTGAGATTGTACAGAGAGAGACGATGGTTACTTGGACTGGGGTTGTAACCGTGGAGACGCACAGGGCAAAAATAAAGGGTAAGGAAAAGCTAGAACTCAGGAGTGACTCCTAGATTTCTGACTTGAGCATCTATATAGATACCCACAAGGGAACACTGAGGTGGAACCACCttgacaaaaaaaatcaagaggttTTTTGTTCTAACGTGTTCAGTTCAATAGGCTGAACGGTGACCTCCAAAGCTCTTTGGTCCTAATCCCTGAACCTCTAAATGTTGCCTTACatgggaaaagggtctttgcagatgtgataaGGATCTTGAAATGGAGACATTATCCTGAATTATCCGGATGGGCCCTAAACGTCATCACATGTGTCCTTGTAAGAGAGGGCCAAGGGAGAGTTCACAGacagaacaagagaaaacaatGTGATCGTGGACACAGAGATTGAAGTGATGTagccacaagtcaaggaataCCAGTGGCTACCAGAAGCTGAGTCAAGGAATGGATTCTCCtccagagcctctggagggagcatgggtcctgctgacaccttgatttgggacCACTCACACTGATTTCATATTTCTGGCCTacagaatggtaaaaaaaaaatagatttctgttgttttaaaccaccaattttgtggtaatttgttatagcaagccacaggaaactaacacaTTAAGTCTGAGATGCCTGTACAGCATCCAAATAGAGGTTTCAAATAAGCTATTGGTATAAGCATCTGGAGTTCAAAAGTTAAGAGCTATTGTTTTAAATATCCCTAAGGGTTCAAAAGTTGTATTCTTACCTCCAGGTCCTTTCGAATGCTCTCAAACTCCTCGATGTCATCAAGCTTCAGCTCCAGGCGGGTTGGTTTTCGCCGCAGCATAATGAGATCAACCCCAAGGGCCAGACCCAGTGAACTGTCAGCTGTTAGAAATAGCAGAGGAGGAAAAACTGGAGGGGAAAAACCTCAGCTACAAATACAAGATCAATTTGTCAGCATGCATGCTAAATGACTAGTGATACAAAAGACTCATTTGGGTTCACACAGACACTCTGATGTCATCTGATGTATGATTATTACATGATGGAGATCTGTAACTCCGCAATTCcaaaaaaaacagttttcaaggaaaaaaaaaaaagagcaaaatgccTATAAAAGAGAATTCTAGGCAATAATCGCCTTAATCTTATGCTCCAGTCACATTTAAAGAAACATTCCACCTTAgagaataaagttaaaatatcccatcttacaaataaattaaataaataaataaatcatcacaTCTTAATTCGGTATAGTTAGTGGGAGAGTACACAGCCGTTAAATTTGTTCAGCTCTGTGTGAGAACTGTAAGAGATTTGTGAATCTGTAAGAGATTTCCTGAATACTGAAATCAGTTTACTAAATTCTAGGCAAACCCCATATAACTCACAATTCACGGGGTTATCCTCAGGGTCTAAATAGGTCCTAAATGGACAGgtcattcattaaacaaacacTTCTTGTGCTCCAGCTACAGAGTTAAAAGGCATAGTCGCAGTCTGTGGGGAAAACAAACACGTAAACAGAAAATTGCAACATACTCTAATAAGATGATGAGGATAACACGATGGCACCACACAGGCACCCAATCCGGTCTGGGCAGAGCGTGGGGAAGACAGGGATgtggaagacttcctggaggagatcTCTAAGCTGACTTGTGAAgggcaggcagagaaaggagggtaaggaagggcattccaggcagagagaacaagtTCGCAAAGAGGCTCAAAAGAACACTCTGAAAACCCAAGGTAATGCTTATGCTAACAAAAAGCAATTTCCTTAAAGACAGTGAAACTCCCCAACTGAGTTCACAACCTGTTGAGGGCAACATCTTTATAGTCTCCATTGCCCCAAGTAGTGTGAATCTATAATAACCAGTCAGTAAATGTGTTGTTGAATAAACTAAGACACCCCAATTAGACGAAATGAACTTTTCTTGAACGCTGTGCTACGCTTTTCCACTCCCCTTCTTTGGACTTTTATTTTAACACAGAAACCCTCTGAAGCTGACAAAATTGGCTctatattaaaaatgaagctgAGGCTGTTCAGTGTGGTTAATAAATGTCAGCCTCCTATAAAAACTACatggtgaaaattaaatgagaatgaTGTAAGTGAAAGCTCCTTTAAAGTATGTACAATTACAGGGGCGTCTGTCTGGTTCAGTCGGTAGGTAGTGCATACAtagtcttaatctcagggtcatgagttcaaaccccatgttgggtgtggagcttactttcAAAGAGTATGTACAGATATAAATTATTATCACATCTATCTAGGAAGTAGCTAGAGGCTCTGAAGTATACGAAGGAAGAAATGTATCCTCCCTGGAAGCTTGGAACAGAACCGGCTGGCACATTacatttcaaaattgctttgtaTGAAATCAAATACTATCTTGAATTCAATGTAAACAAATGGTAGAGGAAGCCAAAGTTCCAAGGGGGGAATAAGggaggaaagaatatttaaaaggacGAAAAACCCTGCTGTaggttttcttcacttttctgcAAACTGTGAAAAGCTCGCCACTAGGAGGCAGTACAGAGTAACGGGCAAAAGCGCTCCCTCAGGAGGCCAAAGGGCAGGGGGCGAGATTCTAATGCCACACGCCACTGATCTTGGACAATTAGTTTCATCTTTCACTAGCCCTTAGTTTCCTCAGGTTTCTGTACTCTGTGGTTGCATAGATTGAACGACGTAATGCACAGCAAGTTCTTAGAACGTGACTTGGCAtttagtaaacactcaataaacaatagctattattattgtaattGCCCTtggggaaggcgggggggggggggggggggaggggggttgtccAGCTCAAGAAACACCAATAGTGTTAAGCATCTCCACCCCCAACACGGGGGCAAAACCTTTGCCTTGTTATCTCCGATGTCCCAGCACCCAGCGGAACCCAGGGCCACGTAGAGTTGCCTGGGCTCAGTTTACCTGACGCTTTCGTGGGCATCATCTCACTCGGAGTCAGACACAAAGACCGGGCTGAATACAAACTTCAACAAAAGCAGGCCGTACCTCCTCCTCCgggtctttatttttactttggcgCTAGAGGGCTCTTTGAGCCCAATCTGTCGCCACTGCTCAAATTCACCAAAAATTCACCCAACTCAGAGGAAGGCCCTGGGACAACGTCCCCACAGCGGAGAACAGCACACCCTCCGCAGCTCCAGAGCGGCACTCACGAGTCCAGGGAGAGGGTGTCCATGGCAACATGGCCCTCCGCTCAGGAGGCGTGAAGCCCCTCTTATTAGGGCCAAGAGCGACAACCGGCCTCGGAAGCCCTCCATTTGCTACCGGAGTTCAGCCCAGGGCCGCGCGACCCGACGCACCTACCTCTTTTCAACCCAGCTCAGCCTCTTCCCGGAACCCCGGCGCCCCCCGCGAGTCTCCTGCTAAGCTCACTGGACTACACTTCCCAGACTGCTCTGGACCTCCCTCCTGCAGAACCTCGTCCTCCGCCCGCTTTCCTCAGAGGCTCTTCGATTGGCGCCACGACTCTCGCCTACTACGATTCCCATCATGCTACCCGTCACCCAGGACGCTGCGTCGGCCCTCGGCCCACTTCCGGTCGGTGACGTACTTCCGCTTTGCTGGGCGCGCGGTGGACGGTCTGAAACGCAGATCTCGGCTTCGGCTGGGGTTTCGCGGCTCCAGAGCTCAGCATGGCTTCCTCACGAGCCTCCTCCACGGTACGGATGTCAGCTCGCTCCGGCAAGAAAGCGCgaagggggctgggagggtgTTCTTGGGGGTTGGGGCCGCTCGGGAACGGGCTAAGGCGGTGGAGGACTGGGGTGAAAGGCTGCGAGACTCGGTCCTGCCTTAGCGCTGCAGCGTTTTCCTGATCTCTGAGTGCTTGCCTGTGTTTTAGTTGATTTGCATCTCTCACTACAGCCCCTAACGGTAAATACCTCTTCCGACTGGTCCAAAAACGGAGCTCTGAAAGGGAGTAGTGTTGCGGCCCAGATGCATGTCTGTGTCAGACTTCTTAATTGTAATAAGGCCTTCAAACTTCATGTCCGTTGCCTTACGACTGAAAACGTTTGAAATGTGTAGGCCGGTAACTAACTTGTTCCCCCTTAATAATTGCgttggttatttgttttcctttctttcccctgggATGAGCCGAAGCCTCGGGTGTTTCATAAAACCCAAGAAGAGATTGCCACCGAATGATGTAAACATGTGCCAAAGCAAACCTTTGATAGAAAAATTACCAAAAGTAATTCACTAGTTTTTCCAGCCTCTTCCTATCTGCAAAACTTAAGTGATTaagagacccccctcccccccccccccccccccccccccccggccaatCAGTGAAAATACCTTAACTGGTGTCCAGCTTGTCCTTTGGGGAGGAAATAGGATTGAAGCTCCATCCTTTGGGGGAAGCCTAGTGAATTGCTAAGACTGAGCCTTAAGTTAATCCAGGTCTTTGATTTAGCAGGCAACCAAAACTAAGGCACCTGATGACTTAGTTGCTCCTGTTGTGAAGAAACCACATATCTATTACGGAAGtttggaagagaaggagagggagcgTCTGGCCAAAGGAGAGTCTGGGATTTTGGGAAAAGAAGGACTTAAAGCTGGAATTGAAGCAGGAAATATTAACATAACCTCTGGTAAGATGCAAATTGTGAGTCCctcattatctttgttttataatgTCAAAAAATTCTCAATTAAATTTGCATCTTTATAAGGCCATCCTTTGCCTACTACCCCAGTTAGCAACATCCAGAGAGACTTTTTCTTAAAACCTTTTATACAGTTTTTCTCCCATTCACTTGTTAGTAATTTTACCAGGAATTTATTCAGTGTatattgaagtttatttattttgagagagagaattcgagTGGGTGGGGccctgttcagcacagagcccgatgtgggactcaaactcatgaacctaaGCAGAAAGTAAACCTGAGTTGCAAGCTTAACTGACCCATACACCCCTAATAAGTATGTGTTTGGATTCAAATTGATTCCATTTGTCTTCTGAAGATCTAACATAGTTCTGGCATTGATTTGAAGCTACTGTGGTTTGTACCATTCTCTCCTTTTAGTTCTGCAGTTTTCGCTCTCaatgaaatatgttttaagtCACAAAactaatagttatttttattttgaaagaaatgaaactagaaatgtgTGAAGTAGAAAATGTTGTAATCCTTATTAACTGGGCTTTTCAATAATTtaataaagctgtaaaaatttgtaatttttttcataaatgaaacTGTGATGtacagattgtttttatttttgagagagagagtgcgtgcgtgagcaggggaggggtcagagggaaggagggagagaaagaatcccaagcaggctccacactcagtgcggtgcccgacatagggcttgatcccacaaccccgggatcatgacctgagccaaaatcaagagtcagacaactcAACCGACTtgaccacccaggcccccccaattTTCCTGCCTTTTAAAGCTGTGCCATTTAGTTTTTTGTGTTTGACACAATCTAATAAACTGAGAAACAGTAAACTATGAATTTATGTACTAGATTAGTTCCTAGAGGTATACACAGACTCCAATTGTAAGACATTTTTTCTCCTATTTGAAGAAGATCTGGTGATTATGCTGATATTGCCTGTTCTTTTTATAGGAGAGGTGTTTGAAATTGAAGAGCACATCAGTGAACGACAGGCTGAAGTATTAGCCGAGTTTGAGAGAAGAAAGCGAGCCCGGCAAATCAATGTTTCCACTGATGACTCAGAGGTCAAGGCTTGCCTTAGAGCTTTGGGGGAGCCCATCACACTCTTTGGAGAGGGTCCggctgaaagaagagaaaggtgcCCTTTCTAAATTTTTACCCTCATCTTTAATCACAAGGTTCTACTTTCCAATTTCAGTTGATATTTGTAGTAAAACTTTGATAGAACGTCTTAGGTAACGTTAATAAAATATGTTACTCAGTTGTTTTTATATAGTCTAGCCCATGATCTAAGTAGGCCAGTTTTTTACtccattactaatttttttttctaaactatgAATAGGGTGTTAATATACGAACCCCCCTTCCCCAGTATGGAATTATGAGTTGGGTAAATATTTGTTGTCGAACTTGGAACATTTAGACAACACGCTTTCTTTGTCAGTGACATAAAACATAACGATAAgtactttttggttattattgaaAGGTTATTCTTCAGATGATGTTCCTCTTGTGATTTTAAGGTCACAGAGTCTCTTAGTGACAGGCTAGTCATACACAGTTATGAGGACCTCCCTTGTCTTTCTGTCCACTGTCCCATCTCTccctttcatcattttttttttcctggtttgcaTGGTCTGTGCATTTAGTCACTAAACCTCTCCCATTATCTCGTGTCCATTAAATAGAACCAATAATGTTGGGCCTGTTTAaataacaaggggaaaaaaaaacaacaacactgtgTACCAACCCAGTATCTTACAAAACCAGGCTGGCTGGCCACaaggtgggaggagcagagaagagggggcAGCTCTGGGCAGGTAGCTGGGGGCCAAGAAGGGCTAAAGGACAGACAGAAAAGGCAGCTCCCAGATGGGAGGGGGCTGGTTGtcctagtgggggaggggtgcaaacGGTACTTCAGAAGAGTGGAACTTGGGGAGGGGACCAGTCAGTGCTTTCTCTACCAGAGCACAGTGTTGGAGGAGGTGCTCTGTGTCACCGCTTGCCTACCCCTGGCACTAGGAGAACTGAGCCATGAGCCCTGGGTGTGATGAGCTCCTCTGAAGCATGGATgacagcctgcccctcccccccgtcccCTTTTCCTTGAGGCCCAGCTACTCCTCACTTACTGCATTTACTTTCTTTGGGCCCTTACCCCTCATTTATTCATCAACAAACCGACCACTGCCACA is a window from the Felis catus isolate Fca126 chromosome D4, F.catus_Fca126_mat1.0, whole genome shotgun sequence genome containing:
- the CDC26 gene encoding anaphase-promoting complex subunit CDC26 isoform X1; translated protein: MTCPFRTYLDPEDNPVNSDSSLGLALGVDLIMLRRKPTRLELKLDDIEEFESIRKDLENRKKQKEEVDVVGISDGEGAIGLSSDPKNREQMINDRIGYKPQPKPNNRSSQFGSFEF
- the CDC26 gene encoding anaphase-promoting complex subunit CDC26 isoform X2 — translated: MLRRKPTRLELKLDDIEEFESIRKDLENRKKQKEEVDVVGISDGEGAIGLSSDPKNREQMINDRIGYKPQPKPNNRSSQFGSFEF